A single window of Ovis canadensis isolate MfBH-ARS-UI-01 breed Bighorn chromosome 17, ARS-UI_OviCan_v2, whole genome shotgun sequence DNA harbors:
- the CRKL gene encoding crk-like protein, which produces MSSARFDSSDRSAWYMGPVSRQEAQTRLQGQRHGVFLVRDSSTCPGDYVLSVSENSRVSHYIINSLPNRRFKIGDQEFEHLPALLEFYKIHYLDTTTLIEPAPRYPSPPVGSMSAPSLPTAEESLEYVRTLYDFPGNDAEDLPFKKGEILVIVEKPEEQWWSARNKDGRVGMIPVPYVEKLVRASAQGKPGNRNSNSYGVPEPAHAYAQPQTTAPPQAAGAPGAAVSPLPSTQNGPVFAKAIQKRVPCAYDKTALALEVGDIVKVTRMNINGQWEGEVNGRKGLFPFTHVKIIDPQNPDESE; this is translated from the exons ATGTCCTCCGCCAGGTTCGACTCCTCGGACCGCTCGGCCTGGTACATGGGGCCCGTGTCTCGCCAGGAGGCGCAGACGCGGCTCCAGGGCCAGCGCCACGGCGTGTTCCTCGTCCGCGACTCGTCCACCTGCCCGGGGGACTACGTGCTGTCCGTGTCCGAGAACTCGCGGGTGTCCCACTACATCATCAACTCGCTGCCCAACCGCCGCTTCAAGATCGGGGACCAGGAGTTCGAGCACCTGCCGGCGCTGCTGGAGTTCTACAAGATCCACTACCTGGACACCACCACGCTCATCGAGCCGGCGCCCAG GTACCCCAGCCCGCCGGTGGGCTCCATGTCCGCACCCAGCCTGCCCACCGCGGAGGAGAGCCTGGAGTACGTGCGGACTCTGTACGACTTCCCTGGGAACGACGCCGAGGACCTGCCCTTCAAGAAGGGCGAGATCCTGGTGATCGTCGAGAAGCCGGAGGAGCAGTGGTGGAGCGCCCGGAACAAGGACGGCCGGGTGGGCATGATCCCCGTGCCCTACGTGGAGAAGCTCGTGCGGGCCTCGGCCCAGGGCAAGCCCGGGAACAGGAATTCCAACAGCTACGGGGTCCCCGAGCCCGCCCACGCCTACGCACAGCCGCAGACCACGGCGCCCCCGCAGGCCGCCGGCGCCCCCGGGGCCGCGGTCAGCCCCCTGCCGTCCACACAGAACGGACCTGTCTTTGCAAAAGCAATTCAGAAACGCGTGCCCTGTGCTTACGACAAGACCGCCCTGGCCTTAGAG GTGGGTGACATCGTGAAGGTCACGAGGATGAACATCAACGGCCAGTGGGAGGGCGAGGTGAACGGGCGCAAAGGGCTCTTCCCCTTCACGCACGTCAAGATCATCGACCCCCAGAACCCGGACGAGAGCGAGTGA